From a region of the Luteibaculum oceani genome:
- a CDS encoding RimK family protein, whose product MRKILVVENPAQWPINIEHCEIISAKEYLTNPEWSQVKNARVFNLSTEYRYQSKGYYVSLMAEARGHRPIPNIKNIQDLNTSGMIKIVSENLDELFQKSFKNLKSEDFILSIYFGKNLAKQYDKLSWELHRLFRSPFMRAKFTHNGKKWVIQSLKTIPFKEIPESHKDFVWEAANQYFKKSRFANQKENAFQFDLAILVNPDEKAPPSNKKALHKFIEAGEKQGLCVELIDKNDYARLLEFDALFIRETTAVNHYTYRFARRAQQEGMVVIDDPESILKCANKVYLAEFLKLHKIPTPKTIVVHHENKQDVLHQLNLPVVLKSPDSSFSQGVSKAKTEEEYREKIAKLLAHSDLVIAQEYLPSDFDWRIGVLDNEIIFACKYYMAKGHWQIYNWDSKNKQDVEGEFDSVPIDQIPAEVKKVALKSTQPIGNGLYGVDIKESNGKVVVIEVNDNPNVDHGVEDHLEGNVVYSKIIASIKRRIQAQIKP is encoded by the coding sequence TTGAGAAAAATATTAGTAGTGGAAAATCCAGCGCAATGGCCGATAAATATTGAGCATTGTGAGATTATTTCCGCGAAAGAGTACCTAACAAATCCCGAATGGTCGCAAGTAAAAAACGCCAGAGTTTTTAATCTGTCTACTGAATATAGATACCAGTCGAAAGGATACTATGTCTCTTTAATGGCCGAGGCCAGGGGCCATAGACCCATTCCCAACATTAAAAACATACAAGATTTAAATACCTCCGGAATGATAAAAATCGTTTCGGAGAATTTAGATGAGCTTTTCCAAAAGAGTTTCAAAAATTTAAAGTCGGAAGATTTTATCCTGAGTATATATTTTGGTAAAAACCTCGCCAAACAATACGACAAACTTAGTTGGGAGCTTCATCGATTGTTTCGATCCCCCTTTATGCGTGCTAAATTCACCCATAATGGTAAAAAGTGGGTGATTCAGAGCCTAAAGACCATTCCATTTAAGGAAATACCCGAAAGTCATAAGGACTTTGTTTGGGAAGCTGCCAATCAATATTTTAAAAAGTCGCGTTTCGCCAATCAAAAAGAAAATGCTTTCCAATTCGATCTAGCTATTCTTGTCAACCCAGATGAAAAAGCGCCTCCCTCCAATAAAAAAGCGTTGCATAAATTTATTGAAGCAGGAGAAAAACAAGGATTGTGTGTTGAGCTAATTGATAAAAACGATTACGCGCGTCTCTTGGAATTCGACGCACTATTTATCAGAGAAACAACTGCGGTTAACCATTACACCTATCGCTTTGCTCGTAGAGCGCAACAGGAGGGAATGGTAGTTATCGATGACCCTGAATCTATACTCAAATGTGCCAATAAGGTTTATCTCGCAGAATTTTTAAAACTGCATAAAATACCTACTCCGAAAACCATCGTAGTGCATCATGAAAATAAGCAAGACGTTCTGCATCAGTTGAATTTACCCGTGGTACTTAAATCACCCGATTCATCCTTTTCCCAGGGAGTTTCTAAAGCAAAAACAGAAGAGGAATACAGGGAAAAAATTGCCAAACTTCTCGCTCATTCCGACTTGGTAATTGCTCAAGAATACCTACCCAGCGATTTTGATTGGCGCATTGGCGTACTTGATAACGAAATAATCTTTGCATGCAAGTACTACATGGCAAAAGGTCATTGGCAGATTTACAATTGGGACAGTAAGAATAAGCAAGATGTAGAAGGCGAATTCGATAGTGTCCCGATAGATCAAATTCCCGCGGAGGTTAAGAAAGTTGCCCTTAAATCTACCCAGCCAATTGGCAACGGCCTTTATGGAGTGGACATAAAGGAGAGTAACGGTAAGGTGGTAGTTATAGAGGTGAATGACAATCCCAATGTAGACCACGGCGTGGAAGATCACCTAGAGGGAAATGTGGTTTACAGCAAAATAATTGCAAGTATTAAAAGGAGAATTCAAGCGCAAATAAAGCCATGA
- a CDS encoding pyridoxal phosphate-dependent aminotransferase, which yields MSALSAMAENLKGSEIIKLAGEIKEKIANGDTIYNFTIGDFDPNIFPIPSAYQDAIINAYKAGETNYPAANGIAELRKVLAQFIAEEQGLNYSAEEFLVAGGARPLIYAAYQAVVDRGEKVLFPVPSWNNNHYTHLAHGQQIFLQTTPENNFMPTANEIKPYLSEIGLLALCSPLNPTGTVFTAEDLKPICEAIVEENKRRGDQKPVYLLYDQIYWQITHGSTKHVDPVSLCPEIKPYTIYIDGLSKSLAATGVRVGWAFGPKKLINAMKSILGHIGAWAPKAEQVASAKYLAQKEEVNVFLNAFKQEINNRLKGFYEGMQDLKEAGYPVDAIAPQAAIYLTIKFDLVGKSFNGEKLNDMKDVTSFLLNEVGLAIVPFYAFGAPDTSPWFRLSVGTSTMDDIDACFKKLNRVLAELS from the coding sequence ATGAGTGCATTATCGGCAATGGCGGAGAACCTTAAGGGCTCCGAAATCATAAAATTAGCAGGTGAAATCAAAGAGAAAATTGCCAATGGAGATACCATTTACAATTTTACAATTGGAGATTTCGATCCCAACATTTTCCCTATACCCTCAGCATACCAAGATGCAATTATAAACGCATATAAAGCCGGAGAAACCAATTACCCTGCTGCTAACGGAATTGCTGAATTGCGTAAAGTTTTAGCTCAATTTATCGCAGAGGAACAAGGACTAAATTACTCGGCAGAAGAATTCTTAGTTGCCGGAGGTGCTCGTCCTCTCATTTACGCTGCTTACCAAGCGGTTGTAGATCGCGGCGAAAAAGTACTTTTCCCCGTTCCATCCTGGAACAACAACCATTATACCCACTTGGCTCATGGCCAACAAATTTTCTTGCAAACCACGCCAGAAAATAACTTTATGCCTACGGCCAACGAGATAAAACCCTACCTCTCTGAGATAGGATTATTGGCACTTTGTTCGCCTCTAAATCCTACCGGAACCGTATTTACAGCGGAGGACCTAAAGCCTATTTGTGAAGCCATTGTAGAGGAAAACAAAAGAAGAGGAGACCAAAAGCCCGTTTATTTATTGTACGACCAAATCTATTGGCAAATTACCCATGGATCGACAAAACACGTTGATCCGGTTTCGCTTTGTCCAGAAATTAAACCTTACACCATATATATCGACGGACTTTCAAAGTCACTTGCCGCAACGGGTGTTAGAGTAGGTTGGGCATTCGGTCCGAAAAAATTAATAAATGCCATGAAGTCTATCCTTGGACATATTGGCGCATGGGCTCCAAAAGCAGAACAAGTTGCATCTGCTAAATACTTGGCTCAAAAGGAAGAGGTTAATGTATTTCTCAATGCTTTTAAGCAAGAGATAAACAATAGATTGAAAGGATTCTACGAGGGAATGCAGGACCTTAAGGAGGCTGGCTACCCTGTAGATGCCATTGCGCCTCAAGCGGCTATTTACCTTACCATTAAATTCGATTTAGTGGGTAAATCTTTTAATGGTGAAAAGCTTAATGATATGAAGGATGTTACAAGCTTCTTACTAAATGAAGTGGGATTAGCCATCGTTCCATTCTACGCCTTTGGAGCACCAGATACATCTCCGTGGTTTAGGCTTTCGGTTGGTACTTCTACCATGGACGACATAGATGCCTGCTTTAAAAAGCTCAATAGAGTTTTAGCGGAATTAAGCTAA